From a region of the Tistrella mobilis genome:
- the murG gene encoding undecaprenyldiphospho-muramoylpentapeptide beta-N-acetylglucosaminyltransferase, whose translation MTALRTLPTRGRIVVTTGGTGGHVFPARALAAELIRRGWTVDFATDARGVAHVRMPEGVDVHALPAGGVSGMGMGRRIKGAVELLRGVARARGLMRRLAPAAVIGFGSYAALPATLAALLAGLPVGLHEQNAVLGRANRLLGRKARLLALSVADTRAVPDAARPRVRVTGNPVRAEVAAVADMPYAAPAAGEDFVLFSTGGSQGARFLGTTLPRAAALLPAALKARTRLVIQVRPEDMAGAEAALAGQGFAAVELAPFFADMPARLAAAHLVVARSGASTVAELAAAGRPSLLVPLPGAIDDHQTANARALVDAGAAIAMAQPAATPEALARAIADLAEDPARLARMAEAALGVGRADAASRLADLVEALAEGRALPADTEGGLRAAATNQTPTGGALPFGGREETA comes from the coding sequence ATGACCGCTCTCCGCACCCTCCCGACCCGCGGCCGCATCGTCGTCACCACCGGCGGCACCGGCGGCCATGTCTTCCCGGCCCGGGCACTCGCGGCCGAACTGATCCGGCGCGGCTGGACGGTCGATTTCGCGACCGACGCCCGTGGCGTCGCCCATGTCCGCATGCCCGAGGGCGTGGATGTGCATGCGCTGCCCGCCGGCGGCGTTTCGGGCATGGGGATGGGGCGCCGGATCAAGGGCGCCGTCGAACTGCTGCGCGGTGTGGCCAGGGCCCGCGGCCTGATGCGCCGTCTGGCGCCGGCCGCCGTGATCGGTTTCGGATCTTACGCCGCCCTGCCGGCGACGCTGGCGGCGCTGCTCGCCGGGCTGCCGGTGGGTCTGCATGAACAGAATGCGGTGCTGGGCCGGGCCAACCGTCTGCTCGGCCGCAAGGCGCGGCTGCTGGCGCTGTCGGTGGCGGACACCAGGGCGGTGCCGGATGCGGCGCGCCCGCGGGTGCGGGTGACCGGCAACCCCGTCCGGGCCGAGGTGGCGGCGGTCGCCGACATGCCCTATGCCGCCCCGGCGGCGGGGGAGGACTTCGTGCTGTTCTCAACCGGCGGCAGCCAGGGCGCGCGTTTCCTGGGCACCACCCTGCCCAGGGCAGCCGCCCTGCTGCCGGCGGCGCTGAAGGCCCGCACCCGGCTGGTGATCCAGGTCCGGCCCGAGGACATGGCCGGCGCCGAGGCGGCGCTGGCCGGCCAGGGCTTCGCCGCGGTCGAACTGGCGCCGTTCTTCGCCGACATGCCGGCGCGTCTGGCCGCGGCCCATCTGGTGGTGGCGCGGTCCGGTGCCTCCACCGTCGCCGAACTGGCGGCCGCCGGCCGGCCGTCGCTGCTGGTGCCGCTGCCGGGGGCGATCGACGACCACCAGACCGCCAATGCCCGCGCCCTGGTCGATGCCGGTGCTGCGATCGCCATGGCCCAGCCTGCGGCGACGCCCGAGGCGCTGGCCCGGGCGATCGCCGATCTGGCGGAAGACCCCGCCCGGCTGGCGCGCATGGCAGAGGCGGCGCTGGGCGTCGGCCGGGCCGATGCCGCATCCAGGCTTGCCGATCTGGTCGAGGCCCTGGCCGAAGGCCGGGCGCTGCCGGCCGATACCGAGGGTGGCCTTCGGGCCGCCGCGACCAACCAGACCCCGACGGGCGGCGCGCTGCCGTTCGGCGGGCGCGAGGAGACCGCATGA
- the ftsA gene encoding cell division protein FtsA gives MAKGRGGLIAALDIGTTKVVCFIAEGDGHGRWRVRGIGHQAARGLRAGMIVDMVQAEASILAAVHAAEQMAGETIERVVVALPSTVMSSHLIDLEVEIAGHAVADADIRRIYAEGRRMFLGDDRAVMHALPVDHSIDDAGGIRDPRGMYGERLGVSMHVVTAQSSPWRNLELCIARCHLEIEAVVASPFAAGLACLVEDERNMGTTVVDMGGGTTTMAVFFNGSLIHVDGFGVGGLHVTRDIAQVLETPLVHAERMKTLYGSAIATPSDARELIELPRVGEPDGVQNVPRSLLVNIVRPRVEETLELIRERLEKSGLAEVGAKRVVLTGGASQLQGLRELAGRVLGRQVRLGRPIAASGELEQSGGAGFSVVTGLIAHAVADWGEVGERDAGPDAGRGTFGRLGRWLKSNF, from the coding sequence ATGGCGAAGGGGCGCGGCGGCCTGATTGCGGCACTCGACATCGGCACCACCAAAGTGGTGTGCTTCATCGCCGAGGGTGACGGCCATGGCCGCTGGCGCGTCCGCGGCATCGGCCATCAGGCGGCGCGCGGCCTGCGCGCCGGGATGATCGTCGACATGGTCCAGGCCGAGGCCTCGATCCTGGCGGCGGTCCATGCGGCCGAACAGATGGCGGGTGAAACCATCGAGCGGGTGGTGGTGGCGCTGCCCTCGACCGTGATGTCCAGCCATCTGATCGATCTGGAGGTCGAAATCGCCGGCCATGCGGTGGCCGATGCCGATATCCGCCGGATCTATGCCGAAGGCCGGCGCATGTTCCTGGGCGACGACCGGGCCGTGATGCATGCCCTGCCGGTCGATCATTCGATCGACGATGCCGGCGGGATCCGCGATCCGCGCGGCATGTATGGCGAACGGCTGGGGGTGAGCATGCATGTCGTGACCGCCCAGTCGAGCCCGTGGCGCAATCTGGAGCTGTGCATCGCCCGCTGCCATCTGGAGATCGAGGCGGTGGTCGCCTCGCCCTTCGCCGCCGGCCTCGCCTGCCTGGTGGAGGACGAGCGCAATATGGGCACCACCGTGGTCGACATGGGCGGCGGCACCACCACCATGGCGGTGTTCTTCAACGGCAGCCTGATCCATGTCGACGGTTTCGGCGTCGGCGGGCTGCACGTCACCCGCGACATCGCCCAGGTGCTGGAGACGCCGCTGGTCCATGCCGAGCGGATGAAGACGCTGTACGGATCGGCGATCGCGACCCCGTCGGATGCCCGCGAACTGATCGAGCTGCCGCGGGTGGGTGAACCCGACGGCGTGCAGAACGTCCCGCGCTCGCTGCTGGTGAACATCGTCCGCCCCCGGGTGGAGGAGACGCTGGAGCTGATCCGCGAGCGCCTTGAGAAGAGCGGCCTTGCCGAGGTGGGTGCCAAGCGCGTGGTGCTGACCGGTGGGGCGTCGCAGCTTCAGGGGCTGCGCGAACTGGCGGGCCGGGTGCTGGGCCGTCAGGTCCGGCTGGGCCGGCCGATCGCGGCCTCGGGAGAGCTGGAACAGTCCGGCGGCGCCGGCTTCTCGGTCGTCACCGGCCTCATCGCCCATGCCGTGGCGGATTGGGGCGAGGTGGGCGAGCGCGATGCCGGGCCCGATGCCGGCCGCGGCACCTTCGGCCGGCTGGGCCGCTGGCTGAAGTCGAATTTCTGA
- the murC gene encoding UDP-N-acetylmuramate--L-alanine ligase, with protein MRRIPLTIGTLHFVGIGGIGMSGIAEILQGLGYDVQGSDIAENANVRRLRAKGVRVAIGHAAENIANAAVVVVSSAIRQDNPELVEARRRFLPVVRRAEMLAELMRLKSAVAVGGTHGKTTTTSLVAAVLDAGDIDPTVINGGIINAYGTNARPGEGEWMVVEADESDGSFLKLPATIAIVTNIDPEHLDHYRSFAAVREAFRTFVENIPFYGLAVLCSDHAEVQALIGQIQDRRIVTYGFNPQADIRAVDVRHDVDGARFTAVIRDRRAGSERRIPDLHLAMHGPHNVQNALSAIAVADELGIPDEAVRKALAGFAGVKRRFTVTGEANGVRVIDDYGHHPVEIAAVLRAARGVAQDHRVVAVVQPHRYSRLMSLFEEFCTCFNDADTVVVADVYAAGETPIEGIDRDALIEGLRARGHRHVVALDGPETLAAVVKPLVSHGDMVVCLGAGNITAWAEKLPRELAAADGEAGA; from the coding sequence ATGAGGCGCATTCCGCTCACCATCGGCACGCTGCATTTCGTCGGCATCGGCGGCATCGGCATGTCGGGCATCGCCGAGATCCTTCAGGGCCTCGGCTACGACGTGCAGGGCAGCGACATCGCAGAGAACGCGAATGTCCGCCGACTGCGCGCGAAGGGCGTGCGCGTCGCCATCGGCCATGCGGCCGAGAACATCGCCAATGCCGCGGTGGTCGTCGTCTCCTCGGCGATCCGCCAGGACAATCCGGAACTGGTCGAGGCGCGCCGGCGCTTCCTGCCGGTGGTGCGCCGCGCCGAGATGCTGGCAGAGCTGATGCGGCTCAAATCCGCGGTGGCGGTGGGCGGCACCCATGGCAAGACCACCACCACCTCTCTGGTGGCGGCGGTGCTGGATGCCGGCGACATCGACCCCACCGTGATCAATGGCGGCATCATCAACGCCTATGGCACCAATGCCCGCCCGGGCGAGGGCGAGTGGATGGTGGTGGAGGCGGATGAAAGCGACGGCAGCTTCCTGAAGCTGCCGGCGACGATCGCCATCGTCACCAATATCGACCCCGAGCATCTGGACCACTACCGCAGCTTCGCCGCGGTGCGCGAGGCCTTCCGGACCTTCGTCGAGAACATCCCGTTCTACGGTCTGGCGGTGCTGTGCAGCGACCATGCCGAGGTTCAGGCCCTGATCGGCCAGATCCAGGACCGCCGGATCGTGACCTACGGCTTCAACCCGCAGGCTGATATCCGGGCGGTGGACGTGCGCCACGACGTCGACGGCGCCCGCTTCACCGCGGTGATCCGCGACCGGCGGGCGGGGTCGGAACGGCGGATCCCCGATCTGCATCTGGCCATGCACGGCCCGCACAATGTCCAGAACGCGCTGTCGGCGATCGCCGTCGCCGACGAGCTGGGCATTCCCGACGAGGCTGTGCGCAAGGCGCTGGCCGGTTTCGCCGGGGTGAAGCGCCGCTTCACCGTCACCGGCGAGGCGAACGGCGTGCGGGTCATCGACGATTACGGCCACCACCCGGTAGAGATCGCGGCGGTGCTGCGCGCCGCCCGCGGTGTCGCCCAGGACCACAGGGTGGTGGCGGTGGTCCAGCCGCACCGCTACAGCCGGCTGATGAGCCTGTTCGAGGAATTCTGCACCTGCTTCAACGACGCCGACACCGTGGTGGTGGCCGATGTCTATGCGGCGGGCGAGACCCCGATCGAGGGCATCGACCGCGACGCCCTGATCGAGGGGCTGCGCGCCCGCGGCCATCGCCATGTGGTGGCGCTGGACGGGCCGGAGACGCTGGCCGCCGTGGTGAAGCCGCTGGTGTCGCACGGCGACATGGTCGTGTGCCTGGGCGCCGGCAACATCACCGCCTGGGCCGAAAAACTGCCGCGCGAGCTGGCCGCGGCCGACGGGGAGGCCGGCGCGTGA
- a CDS encoding cell division protein FtsQ/DivIB, which produces MRRLSTEDIRVKRVTTHGFEGAEEAAALAEALRRRRRRPKWLRPAAIWGRRLGVLALVGGAGWWLWSSGTAGAAADGVHDFAVVQAGHLGLAVKEIYLEGRYETKPGQVLGAMAVDQGTPMLALDLDQMRLRLEQLPWVERASIERRWPDTLYVRIRERQAAALWQVGDGHILVDRKGALIEGVDVGRFAYLPVVVGDDAPQLVAQLLDLVETAPDLADRFVAGVRVGGRRWDVHLKDGVVVRLPARGAVEAWKRLAEVERDHGILEKAITSVDLRIAGQFAVRLTDAAALTERMKPEVKRPPGAAATGPGLDA; this is translated from the coding sequence ATGCGACGCCTGAGCACCGAAGACATCCGCGTCAAGCGGGTCACGACCCATGGCTTCGAAGGGGCGGAGGAAGCCGCCGCCCTGGCGGAAGCCCTGCGCCGTCGCCGTCGCCGGCCGAAATGGCTGCGGCCCGCGGCCATCTGGGGGCGCAGGCTGGGGGTGCTGGCGCTGGTCGGCGGCGCCGGCTGGTGGCTGTGGTCGTCCGGCACCGCCGGGGCGGCGGCCGACGGCGTCCATGATTTCGCGGTGGTTCAGGCCGGCCATCTGGGGCTGGCCGTGAAGGAAATCTATCTGGAAGGGCGGTACGAAACGAAGCCCGGACAGGTACTTGGGGCAATGGCTGTTGACCAGGGCACGCCGATGCTGGCGCTGGACCTGGACCAGATGCGCCTCAGGCTGGAACAGCTGCCCTGGGTGGAGCGCGCCTCGATAGAACGGCGCTGGCCGGACACGCTTTACGTCCGCATCCGCGAGCGTCAGGCCGCCGCCCTCTGGCAGGTCGGCGACGGCCATATCCTGGTCGACCGCAAGGGCGCGCTGATCGAAGGCGTGGATGTGGGCCGCTTCGCCTATCTGCCGGTGGTGGTGGGCGATGATGCCCCGCAGCTGGTGGCGCAGCTGCTGGACCTGGTCGAAACCGCCCCCGATCTGGCCGACCGCTTCGTGGCGGGGGTCCGGGTCGGCGGCCGGCGCTGGGACGTGCATCTGAAGGACGGCGTGGTGGTGCGCCTGCCGGCCCGCGGCGCCGTCGAGGCCTGGAAGCGGCTGGCCGAGGTGGAGCGCGATCACGGCATCCTCGAGAAGGCGATCACCTCGGTCGATCTCAGGATCGCCGGCCAGTTCGCCGTCCGTCTGACCGATGCGGCGGCGCTGACCGAACGGATGAAGCCCGAGGTCAAGCGGCCGCCGGGTGCGGCCGCGACCGGCCCCGGGCTCGATGCCTGA
- a CDS encoding FtsW/RodA/SpoVE family cell cycle protein, whose product MIAFARTDTSLVARWWWTVDRVALLLILLLVLAGIVLTMAASPAVANRIGAPTYHFVIRQALFVIPAVLVMIGLSLLNPDQVKSAGAIGFGLFLLLLALVPVVGTEIKGARQWIGAGPIALQPSEFVRPFFCIVTAWALADARVRRNLTGYLVTVAMLVAVVGFIVAQPDFGMTMLVLGTWSIQVFVAGLPWILVALVVGGGLAGLVGGYLMLDHVASRIDRFLDPSSGDNYQIMTSLSAIQNGGLIGRGPGEGLVKAVLPDAHTDFIFAVTAEEFGALACLLMIAAFGGIILRGYMRMMQERDLFVVLAVSGLLGSFGLQAFINMGVAVHLMPTTGMTLPLISYGGSSLVATAAGLGMMLALTRRRYLEGTR is encoded by the coding sequence ATGATCGCCTTCGCCCGTACCGATACCAGCCTCGTCGCCCGCTGGTGGTGGACCGTCGACCGGGTCGCCCTGCTGCTGATTCTGCTGCTGGTGCTGGCCGGCATCGTGCTGACCATGGCGGCCTCGCCCGCCGTCGCCAACCGCATCGGCGCGCCGACCTATCATTTCGTCATCCGCCAGGCGCTGTTCGTGATCCCGGCGGTGCTGGTGATGATCGGCCTGTCGCTGCTCAACCCCGATCAGGTGAAGTCGGCGGGGGCGATCGGCTTCGGCCTGTTCCTGCTGCTGCTGGCCCTGGTGCCGGTGGTCGGCACCGAGATCAAGGGCGCGCGCCAGTGGATCGGTGCCGGCCCGATCGCCCTGCAGCCTTCGGAGTTCGTGCGGCCCTTCTTCTGCATCGTCACCGCCTGGGCCCTGGCCGATGCGCGGGTGCGGCGCAATCTGACCGGCTATCTGGTCACGGTCGCCATGCTGGTGGCGGTGGTCGGCTTCATCGTCGCCCAGCCCGATTTCGGCATGACCATGCTGGTGCTCGGTACCTGGTCTATCCAGGTTTTCGTCGCCGGCCTGCCCTGGATCCTGGTGGCGCTGGTGGTTGGCGGCGGCCTGGCCGGCCTGGTCGGCGGCTATCTGATGCTCGACCACGTGGCGAGCCGCATCGACCGCTTCCTCGATCCGTCGAGCGGCGACAACTACCAGATCATGACCTCGCTTTCGGCGATCCAGAATGGCGGGCTGATCGGCCGTGGCCCGGGCGAGGGCCTGGTCAAGGCGGTGCTGCCCGACGCCCATACCGACTTCATCTTCGCGGTCACCGCCGAGGAATTCGGTGCGCTGGCCTGCCTGCTGATGATCGCGGCCTTCGGCGGCATCATCCTGCGCGGCTATATGCGGATGATGCAGGAACGCGACCTGTTCGTGGTGCTGGCGGTTTCGGGCCTGCTCGGCAGCTTCGGTCTGCAGGCCTTCATCAATATGGGCGTCGCGGTGCATCTGATGCCGACCACCGGCATGACCCTGCCGCTGATCTCTTATGGCGGCTCGTCGCTTGTCGCGACCGCGGCCGGGCTCGGCATGATGCTGGCGCTGACCCGCCGCCGCTATCTGGAGGGCACGCGATGA
- the murB gene encoding UDP-N-acetylmuramate dehydrogenase, translating into MTDAALTQTIRHAAADGEGGAAALPLAGRLPAVRGRISHGAMLDRVTWFRVGGPAEALFKPAGVQDLADFLAALPADVPVTVIGVGSNLLVRDGGVAGVVVRLGRGFVDMEVDGTEVIAGAGALDVNVAEIAQRAGLAGLEFLSGIPGTIGGALRMNAGAYGAEIADVLVSATAVDRAGRIHEVPAAALGLGYRHAAAPADWIFTGARLRGRPGDPAAIRARMDEIRAQREESQPVRSRTGGSTFRNPEGARAWELIDRAGCRGLKIGAAQVSDRHCNFLINTGGATAAEIEALGEEVRARVRAASGIELTWEIRRIGRPAGAVPGATTDESGSKA; encoded by the coding sequence ATGACCGATGCCGCCCTGACGCAGACCATCCGGCATGCCGCCGCCGACGGGGAGGGCGGTGCCGCCGCCCTGCCGCTGGCCGGCCGCCTGCCGGCGGTGCGCGGGCGGATCAGCCATGGCGCGATGCTGGACCGGGTGACCTGGTTCCGGGTCGGCGGGCCGGCCGAGGCGCTGTTCAAGCCGGCCGGCGTGCAGGATCTGGCCGATTTCCTGGCGGCATTGCCGGCCGATGTGCCGGTCACCGTGATCGGTGTCGGCTCCAACCTGCTGGTGCGCGATGGCGGTGTGGCCGGGGTCGTGGTCCGGCTGGGCCGCGGCTTCGTCGACATGGAGGTCGACGGCACCGAGGTGATCGCCGGTGCCGGGGCGCTGGATGTGAACGTGGCCGAGATCGCCCAGCGGGCGGGGCTTGCCGGGCTTGAATTCCTGTCGGGCATTCCGGGCACCATCGGCGGCGCGCTGCGGATGAATGCCGGGGCCTATGGTGCCGAGATCGCCGATGTCCTGGTCTCTGCCACCGCGGTCGACCGGGCCGGGCGCATCCACGAGGTGCCGGCCGCGGCGCTGGGCCTTGGCTATCGCCACGCGGCGGCACCGGCGGACTGGATCTTCACCGGCGCCCGTCTGCGCGGCCGGCCGGGCGATCCGGCGGCGATCCGCGCGCGGATGGACGAGATCCGGGCGCAGCGCGAGGAAAGCCAGCCGGTCCGGTCCCGTACCGGCGGCAGCACCTTCCGCAACCCGGAAGGGGCCAGGGCCTGGGAGCTGATCGACCGGGCCGGCTGCCGGGGCCTGAAGATCGGCGCCGCCCAGGTGTCGGATCGGCACTGCAACTTCCTGATCAACACCGGCGGTGCCACGGCCGCCGAGATCGAGGCCCTGGGCGAAGAGGTGCGCGCGCGGGTGCGGGCCGCTTCGGGCATTGAACTGACCTGGGAAATCCGCCGCATCGGCCGTCCGGCCGGTGCGGTGCCGGGGGCAACCACGGACGAGAGCGGGAGCAAGGCATGA
- the murD gene encoding UDP-N-acetylmuramoyl-L-alanine--D-glutamate ligase, with protein MSPNPISALIPDATLPTPVVPGVAGRCVVVAGLARSGLATIRALKAGGARVIAWDDNQPARMAGAEAGAEVLAPDAIDWKTVDLLVAAPGLPLHFPRPHETVRRARAAHVAITGDVDLLFAACGEARYAAITGTNGKSTTTALLGHIIGRIVGSTAEGAPARAAVGGNLGIAPLALPALGAGELYVLELSSYQLDLTSRFAADVGVLLNLSPDHIDRHGDFAGYVAAKRRLFDQQRAGATAVIGCDDGPSIEVFDALAAEGRLRVIPIAATRPVAGGVWVDEDFRLIDDLNGGARPVMSLAGIDTLRGRHNGQNAAAAYAAARALGLAPDDIAAGIRSYPGLAHRLETVGHVGPIAIVNDSKATNAEATRPALDAFRRIYWIAGGVAKAGGIASLRPWFDRVAHAYLIGEAAQGFSRTLGDEVRWTVSGTLEAALDQALADIAADAQAGEGTALLLSPACASFDQFKSFEHRGDVFRAAVAARLEGRS; from the coding sequence ATGAGCCCGAACCCGATCTCTGCTCTCATCCCCGATGCCACGCTGCCGACCCCGGTCGTGCCCGGCGTTGCGGGGCGGTGCGTGGTCGTGGCGGGGCTTGCGCGGTCGGGGCTCGCCACCATCCGGGCGCTGAAGGCCGGCGGTGCCCGGGTCATCGCCTGGGACGACAACCAGCCGGCCCGCATGGCCGGTGCCGAGGCCGGGGCCGAGGTGCTGGCGCCGGATGCCATCGACTGGAAGACGGTCGACCTGCTGGTCGCCGCCCCCGGCCTGCCGCTGCATTTCCCCCGCCCGCACGAGACCGTGCGCCGGGCGCGGGCCGCCCATGTCGCCATCACCGGCGATGTCGACCTGCTCTTCGCCGCCTGCGGCGAGGCGCGCTATGCCGCCATCACCGGCACCAACGGCAAGTCGACCACCACCGCGCTTCTGGGCCATATCATCGGCCGGATCGTCGGCAGCACCGCCGAGGGCGCGCCGGCGCGCGCGGCGGTCGGCGGCAATCTCGGCATCGCGCCGCTGGCCCTGCCGGCGCTGGGCGCGGGTGAGCTTTACGTGCTGGAGCTGTCGTCCTATCAGCTGGACCTGACCAGCCGGTTTGCGGCCGATGTCGGCGTGCTGCTGAACCTCAGCCCCGATCATATCGACCGTCACGGCGACTTCGCCGGCTATGTCGCGGCCAAGCGCCGGCTGTTCGACCAGCAGCGGGCCGGCGCCACCGCGGTGATCGGCTGCGACGACGGCCCGTCGATCGAGGTCTTCGATGCGCTGGCCGCCGAAGGCCGGCTGCGGGTGATCCCGATCGCCGCCACCCGCCCGGTGGCCGGCGGTGTCTGGGTCGACGAGGATTTCCGGCTGATCGACGACCTGAACGGCGGCGCCCGGCCGGTGATGAGCCTGGCCGGTATCGACACGCTGCGCGGCCGCCATAACGGCCAGAATGCCGCCGCCGCCTATGCCGCCGCCCGGGCGCTCGGCCTTGCCCCCGACGACATCGCCGCCGGCATCCGCAGCTATCCGGGCCTGGCCCATCGGCTGGAGACGGTGGGCCATGTCGGCCCGATTGCGATCGTCAACGACAGCAAGGCGACCAATGCCGAGGCCACCCGCCCGGCGCTGGATGCCTTCCGGCGGATCTACTGGATTGCGGGCGGGGTCGCCAAGGCGGGCGGCATCGCATCGCTCCGGCCGTGGTTCGACCGCGTCGCCCATGCCTATCTGATCGGCGAGGCCGCCCAAGGCTTCTCGCGCACGCTCGGCGACGAGGTGCGGTGGACGGTCAGCGGCACGCTGGAGGCGGCGCTGGATCAGGCGCTGGCCGATATCGCCGCAGACGCCCAGGCGGGGGAGGGCACGGCGTTGCTGCTGTCGCCGGCCTGTGCCTCTTTCGACCAGTTCAAGAGTTTCGAGCATCGCGGCGACGTGTTCCGTGCCGCGGTCGCCGCCCGGCTGGAGGGACGGTCATGA
- a CDS encoding D-alanine--D-alanine ligase — translation MTTQHVAVLMGGMSAEREVSLTSGRACAEALRGEGYRVTEIDAGADLGAKLAEIRPDVVFNALHGRFGEDGCVQGVMNLMRLPYTHSGLLASAIAMDKPVAKRLYAAAGLPVAEDRVMHIDEIGREHPMAVPYVLKPAQEGSSVGVRIVRDESETPLGNRSWTHGPVVLVERYIPGRELTVGVMDGRALGLTEIRPVQNFYDYEAKYTDGRAVHLVPAPVPEELAVRAKEIAEAAHRALGCRGVSRADLRWDDTKPGTEGLILLEVNTQPGMTPLSLVPEQAAAAGIAFGPLVRWMVEHAACDA, via the coding sequence ATGACCACGCAGCATGTGGCGGTACTGATGGGCGGCATGTCGGCGGAACGCGAGGTTTCGCTGACCAGCGGCCGTGCCTGTGCCGAGGCGCTGCGCGGCGAGGGCTATCGGGTGACCGAGATCGATGCCGGTGCCGATCTTGGCGCGAAGCTGGCCGAGATCCGTCCGGATGTGGTGTTCAACGCCCTGCATGGCCGCTTCGGCGAGGATGGCTGCGTGCAGGGCGTGATGAACCTGATGCGGCTGCCCTATACCCATTCCGGCCTGCTGGCATCCGCCATCGCCATGGACAAGCCGGTCGCCAAGCGGCTCTACGCCGCCGCCGGCCTGCCGGTGGCCGAGGATCGGGTGATGCATATCGACGAGATCGGCCGCGAGCATCCGATGGCGGTGCCCTATGTGCTGAAGCCCGCCCAGGAGGGGTCGAGCGTCGGCGTGCGGATCGTGCGCGACGAAAGCGAGACCCCGCTCGGCAACCGCAGCTGGACCCACGGGCCGGTGGTGCTGGTGGAACGCTACATCCCCGGCCGCGAGCTGACGGTCGGCGTGATGGACGGCAGGGCGCTGGGGCTGACCGAGATCCGGCCGGTGCAGAACTTCTACGACTACGAGGCCAAGTACACCGACGGCCGCGCCGTGCATCTGGTGCCGGCGCCCGTGCCCGAGGAACTGGCCGTGCGGGCGAAAGAGATCGCCGAGGCGGCCCATCGGGCGCTCGGCTGCCGCGGTGTCAGCCGCGCGGATCTGCGCTGGGACGATACGAAACCCGGCACCGAGGGGCTGATCCTGCTGGAGGTGAACACCCAGCCGGGCATGACCCCGCTGTCGCTGGTGCCCGAGCAGGCCGCCGCCGCGGGGATCGCGTTCGGGCCTTTGGTCAGATGGATGGTGGAGCACGCCGCATGCGACGCCTGA